The DNA segment AGGCAGAATCAACACCGGTAGCATCACCCGATGAACAGCATATCGATGTAGGGCCAGCCCGTAAGCACCTCTCCGAGCTGGGATATCTTGACGAGTAACAGTCGAAGCCCGACCAAACTCCATCAAATATTGGTAGCGATTTCAAGCGTTTTTGATCTAATCTCATCCAACAGTATAAATAGGATACTAAAGTAAACTAACGCACCGAGTCCGATCAGTAGAAGCGTGTTGATGACGTTCGTAGATGGAAAAATTACCTCAAACAAGATAACAACGGCACCCATAATTATTGCTGCTGTGATCTGTTTGGCCACCCCGTATATTGGAAACGAACTGCTGACAAGTGAACTGGCCATTTGCCAACTAACCAATACACTAAGACATGTTGATAAAACGGTTGCCATCGCTGCTCCGAGGCTACCGTATGTTGGAATTAGAATGACATTCAATACAATATTAGTAATTAAGAAAATTATATTTATTCTGAATGTTAGGTCTGGCCTGTCAAATCCGTCAATTACAGCATGTACTTGCCCATCGTATGCTCGAAGAAGTGCAACAATAACTAATAGAACGAGTATAAATTGGCCTTCGGTGAACTTTGGCCCATAAATCGTCAATACTGAATCACCTAAAAGGAGTGCCCCGACAATTCCTGGAATAGGAAGCAAACCGGCGTAAAGCATGCTCTCGGAGAGTAGTTCCCTCACACGATCGGTTTCGTCACTGATAATTAAACTCGACACCTCTGGGAATAGATTTTTCTGAATTGAATTCGCTAACAGGACGAACGTCATAGCGAGAGTCCAAGACACATTATATATACCTATTACAGAATTTGAAACAAAAACACCCATAATTGCAATATCCATCCAGGTAAATGCCTGTGATTTCATCACCCCGAGGACGGAATATTTGGCGAACGAAACAATATCTACAAAGTTTTGCTTTCTCGGAATCGTAGGATTTAGGTCAGTACGACTGAGCAGATAGATGGCCCCGACTATTGTCATCAGGGCAAGGCTAGTAATCATCCCAATCATTAGTCCAGTTATGCGGAAGCCGACGAAGACGAGACCAACTTGGAAGGCAACGCGCATCGTTCGCTCTAATGCATACAGTCCGTTCGAAATGTCGACACGTTGATAGCCGCGAAGGATTTGACTAACCGTACCACTTGCAAGATAGTTCATTCCGAATAGGACCGCAATGTACACTACATACGGTCCACCAATGTAGGAGTTGACTGTCCCTCTAAAAAGGAAGAGCATTCCAATTGCGAATACAGTAATCGTGGTTTGAAGTACAAACGTTGCAGTAATTACTTCACCATCATTCTCACCTTCACTGATGCGCTTGATCGCAGCCTGTGTAATGCCGATATCACATATTAGCAACCATTTAATAACCGAAATAACGAGCGCAAATACGCCTAGCGGAGCTGGTCCAAGTGTACGGGCAAGATAAATCGTTCCAAGGAAGCCAGCAATAGTCGTAATAATATCAGCGGACCACGAGAAGAATATGCGTTGTGTGAGACTCTTATTCATCTGGGTTACACCATAGTCCAGACGGATCGAGTAGAAGAGGTAACTTCTTTTTACCCAGACTCCCAAATTTCAAATGTGTAGAAGGGGAAGCGTTTTTACTTTTTTGTGTTTTATTGTATTTCAAAACAATTATTGAGTTCATTACTTCAAGTACCCTAGTTCTTTCAATCTGGAATTTAACTCGTCACTGATCTGATTACTCCCGTGATCCGATTTGATATCTAGTCGTTGTTCGAACGCGTCCATTTTTTCCGCTAGTTCCGCTGGCCCGGTAGAAGTAGTGACCGTATCACTGTCGCCACGAAGGTCGTACCACGTGTCAGTCACCTCTGCGCCGATACCCCGACGCACAAGTTTCCACGGAAATGCTCGAACCCGAAGTCGTCTGCAACTTGGGTCTAGATCCGCCACGTGAGTCCCTCGATGAGCAGAACACGCACATACCGGTTCTGTAGACTGTTCCTTACCTAACACTTTCCCCCGGAATTTTTCCACTAGATCTTCTTCGTTGTCAGAAACAGCAAGTAACGAAGGTGCAAGGTTAATCAACGATACCTCTGTGGATATCTGGTCCGGTTCGACACCATTTCCTAAAAATAGCAATGGAACATGTAGTAGTTCTTCGAGCATCTCGGGTCCGTGCGTGAACGTATCGTTGTATTCCCCAAATAATTCACCGTGGTCCGAAATTATCGCGACAGTCGTCGAATCCAGATCGATTCCTTGAATCAGTTTCTGTAAATTAGTATCCAACCTATGTATCTCCTCGTCATACAGGTCAACTAGCGTTTGGACCTCCTGTTCTTTCAGCGACCCAGATTTTGTTACTAGTTTATCGTGAAGTGAGGCCATTTCCTCAGGTGCTATACGAGTGTCAGAAAATAGTCCATGATAATCGTCCGGGGGATAGTAGGGAGTGTGTGGTCCCATTAGGTGCACCCAGACGAAGGTTGATTTCTCTCGATT comes from the Halovivax cerinus genome and includes:
- a CDS encoding oligosaccharide flippase family protein, with the protein product MNKSLTQRIFFSWSADIITTIAGFLGTIYLARTLGPAPLGVFALVISVIKWLLICDIGITQAAIKRISEGENDGEVITATFVLQTTITVFAIGMLFLFRGTVNSYIGGPYVVYIAVLFGMNYLASGTVSQILRGYQRVDISNGLYALERTMRVAFQVGLVFVGFRITGLMIGMITSLALMTIVGAIYLLSRTDLNPTIPRKQNFVDIVSFAKYSVLGVMKSQAFTWMDIAIMGVFVSNSVIGIYNVSWTLAMTFVLLANSIQKNLFPEVSSLIISDETDRVRELLSESMLYAGLLPIPGIVGALLLGDSVLTIYGPKFTEGQFILVLLVIVALLRAYDGQVHAVIDGFDRPDLTFRINIIFLITNIVLNVILIPTYGSLGAAMATVLSTCLSVLVSWQMASSLVSSSFPIYGVAKQITAAIIMGAVVILFEVIFPSTNVINTLLLIGLGALVYFSILFILLDEIRSKTLEIATNI
- a CDS encoding sulfatase-like hydrolase/transferase — encoded protein: MAPENDVLLISIDSLRADHISAMGYERETTPFLDGLIKQGMTFERAFSTAGFTLGSVTSFLTSTYPLEYGGYGPLSPDRPSLPEAYQRTGRQTIGIHENGWLTSEYNFDRGFDEYIDLYHSSSISDRIRRLISDRLPHSSHTFRTLKWVDDKLKPESGGESGKTQLNRPPDRDATAVQQAQTAINREKSTFVWVHLMGPHTPYYPPDDYHGLFSDTRIAPEEMASLHDKLVTKSGSLKEQEVQTLVDLYDEEIHRLDTNLQKLIQGIDLDSTTVAIISDHGELFGEYNDTFTHGPEMLEELLHVPLLFLGNGVEPDQISTEVSLINLAPSLLAVSDNEEDLVEKFRGKVLGKEQSTEPVCACSAHRGTHVADLDPSCRRLRVRAFPWKLVRRGIGAEVTDTWYDLRGDSDTVTTSTGPAELAEKMDAFEQRLDIKSDHGSNQISDELNSRLKELGYLK